ATACCTTTGATTTAGTAGAGGAGATCCGGGCAAAGGGAGCCTCTTTAAAGTCTTTGGCGGAGCCTTGGTTAGACACCAGGGACGATAGTCCCCAGTCCCAATTTCTTTTAACCGTTTTTTCTGCTTTGTCTGAACTGGAACGAGGCATGATTAGACAAAGACAGAAAGAGGGTATAGCCATTGCAAAAAAAGAAGGCAAGTATAAGGGTAGGCCGCCTAAGTTGACTACGAATAACCCGCGAGTTCGTGTGGCATTGGAGGAGTATGCCAAAGGGGAGCGTTCAGTGCGGGAAATTGCTCAATTATATTCCATCAGCCGGTCTAGTTTGTATCGTTTGGCAAAAGAGGAAGAAATCACAAGATAATGGGGTTAGGTAGGGGGTTACACTTTGGCAAACCGGTGGAGCAAAGATGAAGATCAAAAATTAGTAGATCTTATACTTAATACATTGGAACGTGGCGGAAAACTCAAAGAAGCCTATAAGGTGTTTGCTGAACAGCATCCAGATCGAGGTATGGTGGCTATTCAACAGCGATGGAATAATCTTCGATCATCCCACCTTGAACAAGTGCAAGCAGCTAAAAAAGCGGGGAAAATCAACCGGACAAAAGATAGTGGTGCATCTGCGACCGATTTTTTAGACTCACAGCGTACCCAGTACGTTAATCATTCCGTACAAGGATTCAATGAATTACTAACACAAGTAAACGAGTTGGTTCGTCAGTTGAGAGAAGAACAGGCGGAAAAACAACACTGGAAAAGCAAGGCACTTGAATTAGAGAATCAGTTAGCCCAGGTCGCGGACTTTGATAAGCTACAAATGATCATGAGGCGGGTACGCCTTAATTCAGCTGAGGATTTGATTGAAGGAGAAACCTACCGAATGGAGAAAAACGGGAACCTTGTTCGAGACTAAGGATTAAATAATACGTCTAACATGCCACCAGCCCTAGAAATTTGCTTTCTAAGGCTGGTTTATTTTCGGGAAGGGGTAAGTTTCTTAAATTAACTTT
The genomic region above belongs to Desmospora activa DSM 45169 and contains:
- a CDS encoding recombinase family protein; amino-acid sequence: MSHISGFINEGRWKQKLIIRGYIRVSSVDQNPQRQEQALKEMGADIVYIDKMSGGTRQRPQLAQMLDDLQPGDEVLIKELSRFSRSTVDTFDLVEEIRAKGASLKSLAEPWLDTRDDSPQSQFLLTVFSALSELERGMIRQRQKEGIAIAKKEGKYKGRPPKLTTNNPRVRVALEEYAKGERSVREIAQLYSISRSSLYRLAKEEEITR